In Elaeis guineensis isolate ETL-2024a chromosome 1, EG11, whole genome shotgun sequence, a genomic segment contains:
- the LOC105037336 gene encoding uncharacterized protein → MKNPQLRLPFFFLLLFFPLSTSSNPTTILFTTLGRSRYGFDIFSVPFTFSSSSSCLHSISIEHHNELQLTDGVSVNYNGFFPSNSSSLLYISERNGYCNVYLDHLSLPQSSPLRREALQLPSRLQSPLLPTPSSSSAFRSPPPISMKDRPSLISGDRLIYVSTHEPSGSPRQSWVAVYSTHLPTGRTRRLTPSGVADFSPAVSPSGRWTAVASSGARGWSGEVEELSTDIYVFHTRDGSARTKLIEHAGWPCWAEDSTLYFHRRGSDGWYSVYRATITVGSTLSVASVDRITPPGFHAFTPAASVGAPGIVAVATRRSASKFRHIELIDLRGGSNVYVEVTRPIAPYSHHLNPFISPDASRIGYHRCRGGGNGNPALLLENIKSPSPEIFSLFRIDGSFPSFSHDGARIAYVGLPGVYVVNSDGSGGPREIFSGNAFPTAWDWKRKGVIYTSHGPEFASESTRVDIISITLPEEDDDDENSQPIVKKLTTGGENNAFPSPSPDGKWVVFRSGRSGHKNLYIMDAVEGDSAALRRLTEGPWSDTMCNWSPDGEWIAFASDRDNPGSGSFAIYMIHPNGTGLRKVVHSGDGGRTNHPWFSPDSKSLAFTSDYAGVSAEPISNPHHYQPYGEIFTVKIDGSDIRRLTHNSFEDGTPTWAPFFLEPSDVAESLQGMERCLFDDCHWLTIQAQLKQLTPAKGC, encoded by the coding sequence ATGAAGAACCCACAACTGCGTCttcccttcttcttcctcctcctcttcttccccctTTCCACCAGCAGCAACCCAACCACCATCCTCTTCACCACCCTCGGCCGCAGCCGCTACGGCTTCGATATCTTCTCCGTCCCCTtcaccttctcctcctcctcctcttgccTCCACTCGATCTCAATAGAACACCACAACGAGCTTCAGCTCACCGATGGCGTCTCCGTCAACTACAACGGCTTCTTCCCCTCCAACTCCTCCTCCCTCCTCTACATCAGCGAGCGCAACGGCTACTGCAACGTCTACCTCGACCACCTCTCCCTCCCCCAATCCTCTCCTCTGCGGCGCGAGGCCCTCCAGCTCCCATCTCGCCTCCAATCCCCCTTGCTCCCCacgccctcctcctcctccgccttcCGCTCTCCTCCTCCCATCTCCATGAAAGACCGCCCTTCCCTCATCTCCGGCGATCGCCTCATCTACGTCTCCACCCACGAGCCCTCCGGCTCCCCGCGCCAGAGCTGGGTTGCCGTCTACTCCACCCACCTCCCCACTGGCCGCACCCGCCGCCTCACCCCCTCCGGCGTCGCCGACTTCAGCCCCGCCGTATCCCCCTCCGGCCGCTGGACCGCCGTCGCCTCCTCCGGCGCCCGCGGCTGGTCGGGCGAGGTCGAGGAGCTCTCCACCGACATCTACGTCTTCCACACCCGGGACGGATCGGCGAGGACTAAGCTCATCGAGCACGCCGGCTGGCCTTGCTGGGCCGAGGACTCCACCCTCTACTTCCACCGCCGGGGCTCCGACGGCTGGTATAGTGTCTACCGAGCCACTATTACTGTTGGAAGCACTCTATCGGTGGCCTCCGTGGATCGAATCACCCCTCCTGGCTTCCATGCCTTCACTCCGGCTGCGTCGGTTGGTGCGCCGGGGATTGTAGCGGTGGCGACGAGGAGATCGGCGTCCAAATTCCGGCATATTGAGCTCATTGATCTCAGAGGTGGAAGCAATGTTTATGTGGAGGTGACTCGGCCTATTGCTCCTTATTCTCACCATTTGAATCCGTTCATCTCTCCCGATGCCTCCCGGATCGGCTACCACCGGTGCAGGGGAGGCGGCAATGGCAACCCTGCATTGCTGCTGGAGAATATCAAGAGCCCATCGCcggaaatattctctctctttagAATTGATGGCTCGTTCCCTTCCTTCTCCCATGATGGTGCTCGGATTGCTTATGTTGGGTTGCCTGGGGTTTATGTTGTGAATTCTGATGGCTCCGGTGGGCCGAGGGAGATTTTCTCGGGGAATGCCTTCCCAACAGCTTGGGATTGGAAGAGGAAAGGGGTCATCTACACCAGCCATGGTCCCGAGTTTGCTTCAGAGAGCACACGAGTCGATATCATTTCCATTACTCTACctgaagaagatgatgatgatgagaatTCTCAGCCTATAGTCAAGAAGCTGACGACAGGAGGGGAGAACAATGCATTCCCTTCCCCTTCGCCGGATGGCAAATGGGTGGTATTCCGGTCGGGGCGGTCGGGCCACAAGAACCTCTACATTATGGATGCAGTGGAAGGGGATAGTGCAGCGCTCCGCCGGCTGACCGAGGGGCCATGGAGTGACACCATGTGCAATTGGTCGCCAGATGGTGAGTGGATCGCCTTTGCTTCGGATAGGGATAACCCAGGCAGCGGGAGCTTTGCCATCTACATGATTCACCCGAATGGGACTGGGTTGAGGAAGGTGGTGCACAGTGGGGATGGGGGGAGAACCAACCACCCCTGGTTCAGTCCCGATTCGAAGAGCTTGGCGTTCACGTCGGACTATGCAGGGGTGTCGGCGGAGCCGATCTCCAACCCCCACCATTACCAGCCATATGGGGAAATTTTCACGGTGAAGATCGATGGTTCTGATATCCGACGGCTTACACACAATTCGTTTGAGGATGGGACCCCGACATGGGCCCCCTTCTTCTTGGAGCCATCTGATGTTGCTGAGTCTCTGCAAGGGATGGAACGATGCTTGTTTGATGACTGTCACTGGCTCACGATACAGGCCCAGCTCAAGCAACTCACGCCCGCTAAAGGTTGTTAA